A genomic segment from Antedon mediterranea chromosome 6, ecAntMedi1.1, whole genome shotgun sequence encodes:
- the LOC140051130 gene encoding transcription elongation factor 1 homolog: protein MGRRRSKRKPPAKAKTLGLESQFTCPFCNHERACEVKMDRQRNIGIITCRVCSEDFQTSINYLSESVDVYSDWIDACESANA, encoded by the exons ATGGGACGCAGAAGATCCAAGAGAAAACCACCAGCAAAGGCAAAGACTCTAGGCCTTGAATCTCAATTCACTTGCCCTTTTTGCAATCACGAAAGAGCATGTGAAGTTAAAAT GGACCGTCAGCGTAATATAGGAATCATTACTTGTCGAGTTTGTTCAGAAGATTTCCAGACTAGTATAAATT ATTTGTCTGAATCAGTTGATGTCTATAGTGATTGGATCGATGCCTGCGAGTCAGCAAATGCCTAG
- the LOC140051129 gene encoding AP-1 complex subunit mu-1-like has translation MSVSAIFFLDMKGKVLISRNYRGDVDMGCIDKFLPLVMDMEEEGQLMPIIQHGENTFMYIKHYNVYLVATTRKNANVALVFTVLHKIVEVFVEYFRELEEESIRDNFVLVYELLDELIDFGYPQTTDSKILQEFITQEGQKLEVAPKPPAAVTNAVSWRNEGVKYRKNEVFLDVVESVNLLVSATGNVMRSEIVGAVKMRVFLSGMPELRLGLNDKVLFEATGRGKTKSVELEDVKFHQCVRLSRFENDRTISFIPPDGEFELMSYRLNTHVKPLIWIESVIERHSHSRVEYMIKAKSQFKRRSTANNVEIIIPVPSDADSPKFKTSVGYAKYVPESNAIIWNIKSFAGGKEYLMRAHFNLPSVESESTEGRPPISVKFEIPYFTTSGIQVRYLKIIEKSGYQALPWVRYITQNGDYQVRVQ, from the exons ATGTCTGTGTCTGCCATATTCTTTTTAGATATGAAAGGAAAG gttCTGATTTCCCGAAATTACAGAGGAGATGTAGATATGGGATGTATTGATAAATTCCTACCCCTTGTAATGGACATGGAGGAAGAAGGCCAGCTAATGCCCATAATACAACATGGAGAAAATACATTTATGtatattaaacattataatgtcTACT TGGTTGCAACAACAAGAAAAAATGCAAATGTTGCTCTAGTTTTCACTGTCCTTCACAAAATTGTTGAG GTATTTGTTGAGTATTTTAGGGAATTAGAAGAAGAAAGCATAAGAGATAATTTTGTACTAGTTTATGAACTTTTAGATGAACTCATTGATTTTGGGTATCCACAAACGACGGATAGTAAAATTCTTCAAGA ATTTATCACACAAGAAGGTCAGAAGTTAGAAGTAGCTCCCAAACCCCCTGCTGCAGTCACTAACGCTGTGTCATGGAGAAATGAAGGTGTTAAATATAGAAAGAACGAAGTGTTCTTAGATGTGGTTGAGTCTGTTAATCTTCTG GTAAGTGCAACTGGTAATGTAATGCGAAGTGAGATTGTTGGCGCTGTCAAGATGCGAGTATTTCTTAGCGGTATGCCTGAGCTGCGTCTTGGTCTTAATGACAAAGTTCTATTTGAAGCCACTGGTC GAGGCAAGACAAAATCGGTAGAGTTAGAAGATGTGAAGTTTCATCAGTGTGTTAGGTTGTCAAGATTTGAAAATGATCGTACCATTTCATTCATTCCTCCAGATGGTGAATTTGAGCTGATGTCATATAGACTCAATACACAT gtaAAACCTTTGATATGGATAGAATCCGTAATAGAGAGACATTCACATTCCCGTGTGGAGTACATGATCAAGGCCAAGTCTCAATTTAAACGACGTTCAACCGCAAACAATGTCGAGATAATCATTCCAGTACCAAGTGATGCTGACTCACCCAAATTCAAAACGTCGGTCGGATATGCCAAGTATGTCCCAGAAAGTAATGCTATCATTTGGAATATTAAATCCTTTGCT gGTGGAAAGGAGTACTTAATGAGGGCGCACTTCAACTTGCCTAGTGTAGAGTCTGAGAGTACAGAAGGAAGGCCGCCAATTAGTGTTAAATTTGAGATTCCATACTTTACAACATCAGGTATCCAG GTGCGATACCTTAAGATTATTGAGAAGAGTGGCTACCAGGCTTTACCATGGGTTCGTTACATTACACAAAATGGAGATTATCAAGTGCGTGTACAGTAA
- the LOC140052167 gene encoding uncharacterized protein, whose amino-acid sequence MQVPGNPFQSSVLRLSNTMHHHSSTSCSAMHSPAAARNGMNQLKRRCLDDAMEGGETKRRSPQKNAATTYKGSKQFLFIKGGTDVFHSEDFLPRGETLFVPVQEDIMINLMNIEQISLSNECFFTANVNGTYQSTQQGDAIHLWRYDFSKRQLFISRSILFLQPSVFAEVKQTLESLL is encoded by the exons ATGCAAGTACCAGGCAACCCGTTTCAGAGCTCAGTGCTCAGATTGTCCAACACCATGCACCACCATTCCAGTACCTCTTGCTCTGCAATGCATTCCCCTGCTGCTGCCAGGAATGGAATGAATCAACTCAAGCGAAGGTGTCTTGATGATGCAATGGAAGGTGGTGAAACAAAACGCAGAAGCCCACAGAAAAATGCTGCAACAACATATAAAG gAAGTAAGCAATTTTTATTCATCAAAGGAGGTACAGATGTGTTCCACTCTGAAGACTTCCTTCCCAGGGGAGAAACACTGTTTGTACCAGTTCAAGAAGACATAATGATTAACCTGATGAATATTGAACAGATCAGCCTTAGTAATGAGTGTTTCTTCACAGCAAATGTAAATGGTACATACCAAAGTACACAGCAAG gtgATGCAATTCATCTATGGCGCTATGATTTTAGTAAACGTCAACTCTTTATTTCTCGATCTATCCTGTTTTTACAACCCTCTGTCTTTGCTGAGGTTAAACAAACACTTGAATCGTTGTTATGA